In the genome of Pseudarthrobacter sp. IC2-21, one region contains:
- a CDS encoding carbohydrate ABC transporter permease has protein sequence MSIAQPTDAPAAGSSPAGRRTGAGSGQPANTKRGKPHYGIHLFLIVLAVMWLIPLVWTIFTALRPKADTDKYGYFSFGGSFNFDNFTQAWTQGGFAQYAWNSALITIPSVVLVLFFASMMAFAVSRVSWKFNVTLLIMFTAGNLLPPQVLAAPLFEMFKLLPLPYSVSDSGSLLNTYISVIAVDTAFQIGFVTFVLSNYMKALSPELTEAALVDGAGIWRQYWSIILPLCRPALAAMGTLEVIFIYNDFFWPLLFLQSGDRLPLTTAVNNLQGQFLSNYNLIAAGAMITAIPALVIYLLLQRHFVAGLTLGSSKG, from the coding sequence ATGAGCATCGCACAGCCCACGGATGCACCCGCTGCGGGCAGCTCCCCTGCCGGGCGGAGGACCGGCGCCGGGTCCGGGCAGCCTGCCAACACCAAGCGCGGCAAGCCCCACTACGGCATCCACCTCTTCCTCATCGTGCTGGCGGTCATGTGGCTCATCCCCCTGGTCTGGACCATCTTTACCGCGCTGCGGCCCAAGGCGGACACGGACAAGTACGGCTACTTCAGCTTCGGCGGGTCTTTCAACTTCGACAATTTCACCCAGGCCTGGACCCAGGGCGGTTTTGCCCAGTACGCCTGGAACTCTGCCCTGATCACCATCCCGTCGGTGGTGCTGGTGCTGTTCTTTGCGTCCATGATGGCGTTCGCTGTCAGCCGGGTCAGTTGGAAGTTCAACGTCACGCTCCTGATCATGTTCACCGCCGGCAACCTGCTGCCCCCGCAGGTCCTCGCCGCACCGCTGTTCGAAATGTTCAAACTGCTGCCGCTGCCCTACAGCGTCAGCGATTCCGGGAGCCTGCTCAACACCTACATCAGCGTGATTGCCGTGGACACGGCGTTCCAGATCGGCTTCGTGACGTTCGTCCTCTCCAACTACATGAAGGCGCTCTCCCCTGAGCTCACCGAGGCTGCCCTGGTGGACGGCGCCGGGATCTGGCGCCAGTACTGGAGCATCATCCTGCCGCTGTGCCGCCCGGCCCTGGCCGCCATGGGCACCCTCGAAGTCATCTTCATCTACAACGACTTCTTCTGGCCGCTGCTCTTCCTGCAAAGCGGCGACCGCCTCCCGCTGACCACGGCCGTCAACAACCTGCAGGGACAGTTCCTTTCCAACTACAACCTCATCGCCGCCGGCGCCATGATCACGGCGATCCCGGCACTGGTGATCTACCTCCTGCTCCAGCGACACTTCGTAGCCGGTCTGACGCTCGGCTCCAGCAAAGGATGA
- a CDS encoding beta-galactosidase yields MDNHNNASMDYITARLGSEGSPMLAFGGDYNPEQWPEATWEEDVRLMREAGVNLVSVGIFSWSLLEPSEGVYEFGWLDRILDLLHANGVRVDLANATASPPPWFSHKYPESLPVTADGVRHSYGSRQAFAASSADYRRAAAALTEQIAARYKDHPAVVMWHVHNEYGCHNQPDFSDGAAAGFRRWLERRYGSFEALNAAWGTAFWSQRYSAWEEILPPRTSGTWVNPTQQLDFARYSSDELLECYKAEAAIIRSHSGHPVTTNFMGFNMGLHQPVDYWRWSEEMDVVSNDHYLIAEDPRNFQELAATADLTRGWAKGKPWLLMEHSTSAVNWQPRNIAKAPGEMLRNSLQHVARGADGALFFQWRASRAGAEKFHSGLLPHAGTDTKVWREVVQLGQALRSLAEVSGSLVTGASGRVDVAILHDTDARWASELDSHPSVDASNIAETRRWHDAFYRAGIPTDFARSTDDLSGYRLVIAPMQYLLTDAGVANLDGYVRAGGHLVVTYFSGIVDENDHIRLGSYPGAFRGLLGVEMEEFFPLRAGESVLLSGFGAGSCWNELGRATTAEVLASVAEGPTAGSPAVTRNHAGSGRSYYVATTLAPEGLGELVTMVCADAGVEPLVPDLPEAVEVARRSKDGTDWTFCINHGLAGVRLPLEGVDVLTGAELSGGLGLAAGGVAVVRSAAVQLAGTAAKPSTHSSR; encoded by the coding sequence GTGGACAACCACAACAACGCTTCCATGGACTACATCACCGCCCGCCTCGGCTCCGAAGGCTCCCCGATGCTGGCCTTCGGCGGCGACTACAACCCCGAGCAGTGGCCCGAGGCAACGTGGGAGGAAGACGTCCGGCTGATGCGCGAGGCCGGCGTCAACCTGGTCAGCGTGGGTATCTTCAGCTGGTCCCTGCTGGAACCGTCGGAGGGCGTCTACGAGTTCGGCTGGCTGGACCGGATCCTGGACCTGCTGCACGCCAACGGCGTGCGTGTTGACCTGGCAAACGCCACCGCCTCACCGCCGCCGTGGTTCAGTCACAAGTACCCCGAGTCGTTGCCGGTAACGGCCGACGGCGTGCGGCACAGTTACGGTTCCCGGCAGGCCTTCGCTGCCTCCAGCGCCGACTACCGCAGGGCAGCCGCAGCCCTCACCGAACAGATCGCCGCACGCTACAAGGACCATCCCGCCGTCGTGATGTGGCACGTCCACAACGAGTACGGCTGCCACAACCAGCCGGACTTCTCCGACGGCGCCGCCGCCGGTTTCCGCCGCTGGCTCGAACGCCGCTACGGGAGCTTCGAAGCCCTCAACGCCGCCTGGGGCACCGCGTTCTGGTCCCAGCGCTACTCGGCATGGGAGGAAATCCTGCCCCCGCGCACCTCCGGGACGTGGGTCAACCCCACCCAGCAGCTGGATTTCGCCCGTTACTCCTCCGATGAGCTGCTCGAATGCTACAAAGCCGAAGCGGCCATCATCCGCTCGCACTCCGGGCACCCGGTCACCACCAACTTCATGGGCTTCAACATGGGCCTGCACCAGCCGGTGGACTACTGGCGCTGGTCCGAGGAGATGGATGTGGTCTCCAACGACCACTACCTCATCGCCGAGGATCCGCGGAACTTCCAGGAACTGGCGGCCACGGCGGACCTCACCCGCGGCTGGGCCAAAGGCAAGCCGTGGCTGCTGATGGAACATTCGACGTCGGCCGTGAACTGGCAGCCGCGCAACATCGCCAAAGCTCCCGGCGAGATGCTGCGCAATTCTCTGCAGCACGTGGCCCGCGGGGCGGACGGGGCGCTCTTCTTCCAGTGGCGGGCCTCGCGCGCCGGTGCCGAGAAATTCCACTCCGGGCTGCTCCCCCACGCAGGCACGGACACCAAGGTCTGGCGTGAAGTGGTGCAACTTGGCCAGGCGCTGCGCAGTCTGGCCGAAGTCAGCGGCTCGCTGGTCACCGGAGCCTCGGGCCGTGTGGACGTTGCCATCCTGCACGACACCGACGCCCGCTGGGCGTCGGAGCTGGACTCGCACCCGAGCGTGGATGCTTCGAACATCGCCGAAACCCGGCGCTGGCATGATGCGTTCTACCGGGCCGGCATCCCCACCGACTTCGCCCGGAGCACCGACGACCTTTCCGGTTACCGCCTGGTCATTGCCCCCATGCAGTACCTGCTCACCGATGCGGGCGTGGCCAACCTGGACGGGTACGTCCGCGCCGGCGGCCACTTGGTGGTGACCTATTTCTCCGGGATCGTGGACGAAAATGACCACATCAGGCTTGGCAGCTACCCGGGCGCCTTCAGGGGCCTGCTGGGCGTGGAGATGGAAGAGTTCTTTCCGCTGCGGGCAGGGGAAAGCGTCCTGCTCAGCGGCTTCGGTGCGGGCAGCTGCTGGAACGAGCTCGGCCGGGCCACCACCGCCGAGGTCCTCGCGTCGGTGGCCGAGGGGCCGACCGCGGGCTCTCCGGCCGTCACCCGCAACCATGCCGGCAGCGGCCGCTCCTACTATGTGGCTACCACGCTCGCACCCGAGGGCCTGGGCGAGCTGGTCACCATGGTCTGCGCCGATGCAGGAGTAGAACCGCTCGTTCCGGACCTGCCGGAGGCGGTGGAAGTTGCCCGGCGCAGCAAAGACGGAACAGACTGGACGTTCTGCATCAACCACGGGTTGGCGGGCGTCCGGCTGCCGCTGGAAGGCGTTGACGTCCTGACGGGCGCTGAGCTCAGCGGCGGACTGGGGCTCGCAGCCGGTGGTGTCGCCGTCGTCCGCTCGGCTGCCGTCCAGCTGGCCGGTACCGCCGCCAAGCCGTCAACCCACTCAAGCCGTTAG
- a CDS encoding DeoR/GlpR family DNA-binding transcription regulator: MLAAARHSAILAEVQRERIVRVADLARMLGVSLMTVRRDIEALDAAGAVEKIHGGAKLPGGASTHEPGFELKVTQLKDEKMAIARAAAAQVREGMAVGLSAGTTTWALAQLLSSGPRITVVTNSVRIANVFHQSSSPSTVILTGGERTPSDALVGPLATSSLRQLHLDVLFLGVHGVDADAGFTTPNVLEAETDRAFVAAARRVVVLADHTKWGTLGISTIAALEDADELISDDLLGGEARRILGERVGRLRLAPTTAPPDTETGPVAG, encoded by the coding sequence ATGCTCGCCGCAGCCCGTCATTCAGCCATCCTCGCCGAGGTCCAGCGTGAGCGGATTGTCCGTGTTGCGGACCTGGCCAGGATGCTGGGTGTTTCGCTGATGACGGTGCGGCGGGACATTGAAGCCCTTGATGCGGCGGGTGCCGTGGAGAAGATCCATGGCGGGGCCAAACTGCCGGGCGGAGCCAGTACGCACGAGCCGGGTTTTGAGCTGAAAGTGACCCAGCTTAAGGACGAGAAGATGGCCATCGCCCGGGCGGCCGCTGCCCAGGTGCGCGAGGGAATGGCGGTGGGCCTCAGCGCGGGCACCACCACCTGGGCCCTGGCCCAGCTGCTGTCCTCCGGTCCGCGGATCACCGTGGTCACCAACTCGGTGCGGATTGCCAACGTGTTCCACCAGAGTTCTTCACCCTCCACCGTGATCCTCACCGGCGGCGAGCGCACCCCATCGGACGCGCTGGTGGGCCCGCTGGCCACGTCCTCCCTCCGGCAGCTGCACCTGGACGTGCTGTTCCTCGGCGTCCACGGGGTGGACGCCGACGCCGGGTTTACGACGCCGAATGTGCTGGAGGCCGAAACCGACCGTGCGTTCGTGGCGGCGGCGCGGCGTGTGGTGGTCCTGGCCGACCATACCAAGTGGGGCACGCTTGGCATCAGCACGATTGCCGCCCTCGAGGATGCTGATGAACTCATCAGCGACGACCTGCTCGGCGGCGAAGCCCGGCGCATCCTCGGCGAACGGGTGGGCCGGCTGCGGCTGGCCCCGACCACCGCTCCGCCGGACACCGAAACCGGCCCCGTAGCCGGCTGA
- a CDS encoding alpha-galactosidase, with protein MPPAPLYLRRPGTALLIDFSTGEPALVHFGADLGPELPDLSLLRDPVPHSALDTPVTLGLIPQASSGWRGRPGLRGHRNGGSFSARLRLASAENDQSDPGSAVITQSDPDGCITVRTEVRLSDGGLLQLRHALTNDGPDTYFVEELAAVLPVGRAATEILDLTGRWCRESHPQRLPLHQGTWVRSGRHGRTGHDSSLLLAAGTAGFGYRHGQVWAVHLGWSGNHESFVDTAGDGRTVIGASELLGSAEISLAPGAGYETPWLFAAYSDAGLDGISEAFYAWFRGRPHHPGAASGKPRPVVLNVWEAVYFDHRLPALLDLARTAAALGVERYVLDDGWFRGRRNDTAGLGDWYVDEQLWPDGLTPLVDAVTGHGMEFGLWVEPEMVNEDSDLARAHPDWIAGPAARPAASADGAPGTAGPAGPAGRLPERWRHQQVLDLVNPDAWQYIFDRLDALLRENRISYLKWDQNRDLTEMGHAGRPSVHAQTRAVYRLLDELRRAHPGVEIESCSSGGARVDLGILERTDRVWGSDCNDALERQTIQRWTGMVVPPELVGSHIGPTTSHTTARTHDLSFRAITAMFGHFGLEWDLRQLDPAERDELGRVIALFKQYRGLLHSGTMVRADEPDPALRLHGVVAHDGSEALYALVSVATSFAEVPGRVCLPGLHPEARYRVEAVYPAADDRHAFIQTVPPAWLSAGVEATGRYLAVAGLPMPVLNPEHGVLLAVRRVDHAQASPDGRPVRNS; from the coding sequence ATGCCCCCGGCACCGCTGTACCTGCGGCGCCCGGGGACCGCGCTGCTCATCGATTTCAGCACGGGCGAACCGGCCTTAGTGCATTTCGGCGCCGACCTCGGCCCGGAGCTGCCGGACCTTTCGCTGCTGCGTGACCCGGTGCCGCACTCCGCACTGGACACCCCGGTGACCCTGGGCCTTATTCCGCAGGCTTCCTCCGGCTGGCGGGGCCGCCCCGGCCTCCGCGGCCACCGGAATGGCGGGTCGTTTTCCGCCAGGCTCCGGCTTGCGTCCGCCGAAAATGACCAGAGCGATCCCGGTTCGGCCGTCATCACCCAGTCCGACCCCGACGGCTGCATCACCGTACGGACCGAGGTCCGGCTCAGCGATGGCGGCCTGCTTCAGCTCCGCCACGCGCTGACAAACGACGGGCCGGACACCTACTTCGTCGAGGAACTGGCGGCGGTGCTGCCCGTGGGCCGGGCCGCCACGGAAATCCTTGACCTGACCGGCCGCTGGTGCCGGGAGTCCCACCCCCAGCGCCTGCCGCTGCATCAGGGCACGTGGGTGAGGTCCGGCCGGCACGGGCGGACCGGCCATGATTCCTCGCTGCTGCTGGCCGCCGGCACGGCCGGGTTCGGGTACCGGCACGGGCAGGTGTGGGCGGTCCATTTGGGCTGGAGCGGGAACCACGAGAGTTTTGTGGACACGGCCGGCGACGGCCGGACCGTCATCGGCGCTTCGGAGTTGCTGGGGTCGGCGGAAATCAGCCTGGCACCTGGTGCCGGTTATGAGACCCCCTGGTTGTTTGCGGCCTACTCCGACGCCGGCCTGGACGGCATCAGCGAGGCCTTCTACGCCTGGTTCCGTGGCCGGCCGCATCACCCGGGCGCAGCCTCGGGCAAGCCCCGCCCGGTGGTCCTCAATGTCTGGGAGGCGGTCTATTTCGACCACCGGCTGCCGGCGCTGCTGGACCTTGCCCGGACCGCCGCCGCATTGGGTGTTGAACGCTACGTGCTCGACGACGGCTGGTTCCGCGGCCGCCGCAATGACACCGCGGGCCTTGGCGACTGGTATGTCGACGAGCAGCTTTGGCCCGACGGCCTCACGCCCCTGGTCGACGCCGTGACCGGCCACGGCATGGAGTTTGGCCTGTGGGTGGAACCGGAGATGGTCAACGAGGACTCGGATCTCGCCCGGGCACATCCGGACTGGATCGCCGGGCCGGCCGCGCGTCCAGCGGCGAGCGCAGACGGCGCACCCGGCACTGCCGGCCCGGCCGGCCCGGCCGGCCGCCTGCCCGAACGGTGGCGGCACCAGCAGGTGCTGGACCTGGTCAACCCCGACGCCTGGCAGTACATCTTCGACCGCCTTGATGCCCTCCTCCGCGAGAACCGCATCAGTTACCTCAAGTGGGATCAAAACCGGGACCTGACCGAGATGGGCCATGCCGGCCGGCCCTCGGTCCATGCCCAGACCCGGGCCGTCTACCGGCTGCTGGACGAACTGCGCAGGGCCCATCCCGGCGTCGAAATTGAGAGCTGCTCATCGGGAGGGGCCCGGGTGGATCTGGGCATCCTCGAACGCACGGACAGGGTGTGGGGATCGGACTGCAACGACGCCCTGGAACGGCAGACCATCCAGCGCTGGACCGGTATGGTGGTGCCGCCGGAACTCGTCGGATCACATATCGGGCCCACCACGAGCCACACCACCGCTCGAACCCACGATCTCTCGTTCCGGGCGATCACCGCGATGTTCGGCCACTTCGGGCTGGAATGGGACCTCCGGCAGCTCGACCCTGCCGAGCGTGACGAGCTTGGGCGGGTGATCGCGCTGTTCAAGCAGTACCGGGGCCTGCTGCACAGCGGGACGATGGTCCGCGCCGATGAACCCGACCCCGCACTGCGGCTGCACGGCGTTGTGGCACACGACGGCAGCGAAGCGCTGTACGCGCTGGTCTCGGTGGCGACCTCGTTCGCCGAAGTCCCCGGCCGGGTCTGCCTGCCCGGGCTGCACCCCGAAGCCCGCTACCGGGTGGAAGCCGTCTACCCGGCAGCCGATGACCGGCACGCCTTCATCCAGACTGTGCCCCCGGCCTGGCTCAGTGCCGGCGTTGAAGCCACCGGCCGTTACCTGGCGGTAGCCGGTCTCCCGATGCCGGTCCTCAACCCCGAACACGGGGTGCTCCTGGCCGTCCGCCGGGTAGATCACGCTCAGGCCAGCCCCGATGGCCGCCCCGTAAGGAACTCCTAG
- the galT gene encoding galactose-1-phosphate uridylyltransferase, which translates to MDRITKRAYKLSDGRDLIYFDDADTVLPPDRGPDLREPAVRPPTATMRQDALTGEWISIAAARQNRVVLPPSHLDPLAPASPDNPSEIPSLYDVAVFENKSPSFGPGLAGPEATHDPTVPEGLDDLARIGLGRSRQSVGRCEVVCFSPEHTGSLAGVSLSRMRTVVEAWADRTAALSALPGVEQVFPFENRGEAIGVTLHHPHGQIYAYPYITPRTAQLVRTIEKYGGSLFEDILGFEQKSERVLLRGEHWTAFVPFAARWPLEVHILPHRHVPDLAATTDEERDEFARLYGQLLRGVDALYSTPTPYIAAWHQAPVNVHRDDVRLMLQLTSPRREENKLKYLAGSEAAMGAFIADIPPETAAARLRDAIDQEGTA; encoded by the coding sequence ATGGACCGGATCACCAAACGCGCCTACAAGCTTTCGGACGGGCGGGACCTCATCTACTTCGACGACGCCGACACGGTGCTCCCGCCGGACCGCGGACCGGACCTCCGTGAGCCGGCGGTCCGGCCGCCCACCGCCACCATGCGGCAGGATGCGCTGACCGGCGAGTGGATCTCCATCGCTGCCGCGCGGCAGAACCGGGTGGTCCTTCCGCCCTCGCACCTGGACCCGCTGGCCCCGGCATCGCCGGACAACCCCTCTGAAATCCCCAGCCTCTACGATGTGGCCGTTTTCGAAAACAAGTCCCCGTCCTTCGGCCCGGGGCTGGCCGGCCCTGAGGCAACCCACGACCCCACCGTGCCGGAGGGCCTCGATGACCTGGCCAGGATAGGCCTCGGACGCAGCCGGCAGTCAGTGGGCCGCTGCGAGGTGGTGTGCTTCTCCCCCGAACACACCGGTTCCCTCGCCGGCGTCTCGCTTTCCCGGATGCGGACGGTGGTGGAAGCTTGGGCGGACCGGACTGCCGCACTGTCCGCGCTGCCCGGCGTCGAGCAGGTCTTTCCCTTCGAGAACCGTGGCGAGGCGATCGGAGTGACACTGCACCACCCGCACGGCCAGATCTACGCCTACCCGTACATCACCCCGCGCACGGCCCAGCTGGTCCGCACCATCGAGAAGTATGGCGGCAGCCTGTTCGAGGACATCCTCGGGTTCGAGCAGAAGTCCGAGCGGGTGCTGCTCCGTGGCGAGCACTGGACGGCGTTCGTCCCGTTTGCTGCGCGCTGGCCGCTGGAAGTGCACATCCTTCCGCACCGGCATGTCCCGGACCTGGCGGCGACCACGGACGAGGAACGCGACGAGTTCGCCCGGCTGTACGGGCAGCTCCTGCGCGGCGTCGACGCGCTGTACTCGACGCCGACACCCTACATCGCCGCCTGGCATCAGGCCCCCGTCAATGTCCACCGGGACGATGTCCGGCTGATGCTGCAGCTGACCTCACCGCGGCGCGAGGAGAACAAACTCAAGTATCTGGCCGGGTCCGAGGCTGCGATGGGGGCGTTCATCGCCGACATTCCGCCCGAGACCGCCGCCGCCCGGCTGCGGGACGCGATTGACCAGGAAGGCACCGCATGA
- the galK gene encoding galactokinase yields the protein MTTTELSQQGREFFAGQFGHPPDGLWSAPGRVNLIGEHTDYNNGFVFPIAIEKRTVAAAGLRSDRRLRVASSSFPGMVEVSLDELDPDALQGWAAYPLGVAWAMSQAAGEKGIPGARLAGVDLTLTSDVPAGAGLSSSAAVECAAALALNELWGLGLGREELARIGQLAENRVVGAPTGIMDQSASLLGEPDHGILLDCQSLRADSVPLGFAAAGLGLLVIDTRTSHSHADGGYASRRRSCEEGATAMGVPSLRALSPGDLPRAADVLDDETFRRVRHIVTENQRVLDTVAALRAEGPSAVGSFLNQSHVSMRDDFEISTPELDLAVSTAQSLGALGARMTGGGFGGAAIALVRNGDAAGITEGLVREFARAGFTAPSIFPVSASAGARREE from the coding sequence ATGACCACCACCGAACTTTCCCAGCAGGGACGCGAGTTCTTCGCCGGCCAGTTCGGGCACCCGCCTGACGGCCTGTGGTCCGCCCCGGGGCGGGTCAACCTCATCGGTGAACACACGGATTACAACAACGGTTTTGTCTTCCCGATTGCGATTGAAAAGCGCACGGTTGCAGCGGCCGGCCTCCGTTCAGACCGCCGGCTGCGGGTGGCAAGCAGCTCGTTCCCCGGCATGGTGGAGGTCAGCCTCGACGAACTGGACCCGGACGCCCTGCAGGGCTGGGCTGCGTATCCCCTGGGTGTTGCCTGGGCCATGTCACAGGCGGCGGGCGAAAAGGGGATCCCGGGCGCCCGGCTGGCGGGCGTCGACCTCACGCTCACTTCGGATGTCCCGGCCGGGGCCGGCTTGTCGTCCTCGGCCGCAGTCGAGTGCGCCGCCGCCCTTGCCCTGAACGAGCTCTGGGGTTTGGGGCTGGGCCGGGAAGAGCTGGCCCGGATCGGCCAGCTGGCCGAAAACCGGGTTGTGGGCGCCCCCACGGGGATCATGGACCAGTCCGCCTCGTTGCTGGGCGAGCCGGACCACGGCATTCTGCTGGACTGCCAAAGCCTGCGGGCGGACAGCGTGCCCCTGGGTTTTGCCGCTGCAGGTCTCGGGCTGCTGGTCATCGACACCCGCACCAGCCACTCGCACGCCGACGGCGGCTATGCCAGCCGCCGCCGGTCCTGCGAGGAGGGCGCGACGGCGATGGGCGTCCCCAGCCTCCGTGCCCTCAGCCCCGGGGACCTTCCCCGCGCGGCGGACGTACTGGATGACGAGACCTTCCGGCGGGTCCGGCACATCGTCACGGAGAACCAGCGGGTGCTGGACACCGTGGCTGCGCTGCGGGCGGAAGGCCCCTCCGCCGTCGGGTCCTTCCTTAACCAATCACACGTCTCCATGCGCGACGACTTTGAGATTTCCACCCCGGAACTGGATCTGGCCGTCTCCACCGCGCAGTCCCTCGGCGCCCTCGGCGCCCGCATGACCGGCGGCGGTTTCGGCGGGGCGGCAATAGCCCTGGTCCGCAACGGGGACGCGGCCGGGATCACCGAAGGACTCGTCCGGGAATTCGCCCGCGCAGGCTTCACGGCCCCCAGCATCTTTCCCGTCAGCGCCTCGGCCGGCGCCCGCCGGGAGGAGTAG
- a CDS encoding LLM class flavin-dependent oxidoreductase, whose protein sequence is MTLPLSILDLATIGRGQTAAESFAGSVAMAQRAEELGYRRIWYAEHHNMSAIASSATSVLIAHVAAHTSTIRLGAGGIMLPNHSPLTIAEQFGTLETLHPGRIDLGLGRAPGSDQNTLRALRRDPMSADSFPQDVLELQGYLTGPTRIQGVEATPGKGTNVPLYILGSSLFGARLAAQLGLPYAFASHFAPNALQDAVALYRREFKRSAQLDAPHVIAGVNVIAADSTAEAQAAFRATLRARVGLFFGGGREFTDDEADMVLDSPQGQHVSQMMTYSAVGTPDAVLDYLDGFAKHSDADELIVAHQNTGTDARLRSVELLAEVAGLARV, encoded by the coding sequence GTGACGCTTCCCCTCTCCATCCTTGACCTGGCAACCATCGGCAGAGGCCAGACGGCGGCGGAAAGTTTCGCGGGGAGCGTGGCGATGGCCCAGCGGGCCGAGGAGCTCGGGTACCGGCGGATCTGGTACGCCGAGCACCACAACATGTCCGCCATTGCCTCCTCGGCCACCAGCGTGCTGATCGCCCATGTGGCCGCGCACACCAGCACCATCCGGCTGGGCGCGGGCGGCATCATGCTTCCCAACCACTCGCCCCTGACCATCGCCGAACAGTTCGGCACCCTGGAAACCCTGCACCCGGGCCGGATTGATCTTGGCCTCGGCCGCGCTCCCGGCAGCGACCAGAACACTCTGCGCGCGCTGCGCCGGGACCCGATGTCCGCGGACAGCTTCCCGCAGGACGTGCTGGAACTGCAGGGCTACCTCACTGGCCCCACCCGCATTCAGGGCGTCGAGGCCACCCCCGGCAAGGGCACCAATGTGCCGCTCTACATCCTGGGCTCCTCGCTGTTCGGTGCCCGGCTCGCAGCCCAGCTGGGACTGCCCTATGCGTTCGCTTCGCACTTCGCGCCCAACGCCCTGCAGGACGCCGTGGCCCTTTACCGCCGCGAATTCAAGCGGTCAGCCCAGCTGGACGCACCCCACGTCATCGCCGGCGTCAACGTGATCGCCGCGGATTCCACCGCCGAAGCGCAGGCGGCGTTCCGGGCCACCCTCCGTGCCCGCGTGGGGCTCTTCTTCGGCGGCGGACGCGAATTCACCGACGACGAAGCGGATATGGTGCTGGACTCACCGCAGGGGCAGCACGTCTCGCAGATGATGACGTACTCAGCCGTCGGCACCCCGGACGCCGTCCTGGACTACCTCGACGGGTTCGCCAAGCACTCCGACGCCGACGAACTGATCGTGGCGCACCAGAACACCGGCACCGACGCCCGGCTCCGCTCCGTGGAACTGCTCGCCGAAGTAGCCGGACTGGCCCGGGTCTAA
- a CDS encoding aldo/keto reductase yields the protein MSQNTNQTEPSATIDLKDLGTVHRLGFGAMRIVGNGVWGEPADRQAAIAVLRRAVELGVDFIDTADSYGPNISEEIIAEALHPYAEGLKIATKVGFTRTGPNKWIPVGRPEYLRQQTELSLRKLKVDTLDLLQLHRIDPKVDAEEQFGVLRELQDEGKVKALGLSQVSVAELEAAGKHFTVSTVQNRYNLTDRSSEDVLEYAEANGIGFIPWAPISAGELAQPGGPLDEAAKRLDATASQVALAWLLRRSPVMMPIPGTGSVKHLEENLAAAALRIDDATYAELEAASKAAAES from the coding sequence ATGAGCCAAAACACGAACCAGACGGAACCGTCCGCAACCATCGACCTCAAGGACCTCGGAACCGTGCATCGCCTCGGCTTCGGTGCCATGCGCATCGTCGGCAACGGCGTGTGGGGTGAACCGGCAGACCGCCAGGCGGCAATCGCCGTGCTGCGCCGCGCCGTCGAACTCGGGGTGGACTTCATTGACACCGCGGATTCCTACGGGCCCAACATCAGCGAGGAAATCATCGCCGAGGCCCTGCACCCCTATGCGGAGGGGCTGAAGATCGCCACGAAGGTGGGATTCACCCGGACCGGGCCCAACAAGTGGATTCCGGTGGGCCGGCCCGAGTACCTGCGCCAGCAGACCGAACTGAGCCTGCGCAAACTGAAGGTGGATACCCTGGACCTGCTCCAGCTGCACCGGATCGATCCGAAGGTGGACGCGGAGGAACAGTTCGGCGTGCTCCGCGAACTGCAGGACGAAGGCAAAGTCAAGGCCCTGGGCCTGTCCCAGGTGAGCGTGGCCGAACTGGAAGCGGCCGGAAAACACTTCACCGTCTCCACGGTCCAGAACCGGTACAACCTGACGGACCGCAGCTCGGAGGATGTCCTCGAGTACGCGGAGGCGAACGGCATCGGTTTCATCCCCTGGGCACCCATCTCCGCCGGCGAACTCGCGCAGCCCGGCGGCCCGCTGGATGAGGCGGCCAAGCGGCTGGATGCCACGGCTTCCCAGGTGGCGCTGGCCTGGCTGCTCCGCCGTTCCCCCGTGATGATGCCGATTCCGGGCACCGGCTCGGTGAAGCACCTGGAAGAAAACCTGGCAGCGGCCGCGCTCCGGATCGACGACGCAACCTACGCGGAGCTTGAGGCTGCCTCCAAGGCAGCCGCCGAGTCCTGA